The DNA window AGGCACTCCCTTTACCTCCACCATTCATTCTGCCTGCTGAGGGACACTTGTTTTCCTGCCAATGCAAGGAAGCCTCGTTGACAACCTAGGCTCCCTGAAGTGTCCTCATGAGGTTTGTATTTCTTTCAGTGGAAACTCCATGAGGCTCTAGAGCATCTAAGGAAAGAGCAAGATGAGGCCTGGAAGCTGGAAGTTGGTGAGAGGAAGCGAACCGCCAGCTGGAAGGCAGGTTGCCACCCGGGGAGGGGAAACTATGTGGTCCCTGTGTTGTCCGGGAGCTGGCCCACGGCAGCCTCCTCATTTGTGTGACGTGGGATGCAGCATTCAAGTCAGAGACCCTGGGATCCTCCAGCCAGCATTCCCTACCAAGTGTGTGGCCTCAACAGGCCATGCACCCACTCAATTCCAGTTCCTTGATAGTGATAAAGGGATGACCTCTGGGTTTGAGTCCTCAcatgtgagaaaggaaaactaCATATTTCAGATATACGTTAGTTCACATTGGTAAGATTTATATAATGCTTAGTAATACATACTTTCTGTTTCACTTTTCCCAGTAAGAGCATAGTCACCAAAAGTTAAGTTACTAGAATATTGGAAAACCATCCCTGTAAGAAATTTGAGAACCATCAACTGCCAAACCGTCAGAGCTTTTGATCTGCAGAAGGTAACAATGAACCAATCTAAAAGAGCATATTGAATTGACATAATATCAATAGGGAACAACACTAACCGTGTAAATTCACACTGCTGTAGAGGCCTAAGTGTAATCCTCCTGGTCATTATTCTGAAAGTAGAATATATTATTCTGAATATAGAAAAGAGTCTAGTGCATATAGTACCAAGATAATATCCTGGGCCCTACGAAGGTCAAGAAGAGTAGGAATAGGGACCCAGAAACATGTACTCTGGAGCTCTGGGAACAGAGAGGTAGGAGAATCAGTATCCTTTATCTCAGCTTCTACAGTGCCTGATAACACGGTTGGTACCAGCAATTCCAGAgtatgtgtgtctgcatgtgcCAGTGCCCTCAGTCCTGGACGGCCCTTACAAAGAAGTAGCAGTACTGATTTCTGGTACCGGCTCTGCAGATCCAGGTAGAAACCCGAAAGCAAAGTATCATGTGGGAGTTTGAGAAATATCGGCgattactaaagaaaaaacaGCCACCAGGCCGGCAACTGGAGGTGGAAGCAGCCGCAGCTCTGGCCAGCCTAGAGCAAGAAGAAGGGGAGACCATGCAAAAACTGGAGCAGAATCGTAATGAGCTCATGCAGCAGAGCCGGGTGCTATGGGGGATGATTGCAGAACTGGAAGAGAGGTCTCAGAGGCCTGTCCGCTGGATGCTGCAGGTAAGTGTCGGGTTTTCCTGGGAACTCCAAATGAGAGCTAAAGATGGCATGGGACTCCGGGAGAGAATTAGCTAGTCTTCACCAGGACCTGCCAGACATTGATTCCATATACCTTCTCCCCTCTGCTAATGCCTGCTGCTTTACCCTTGGCATAGCCTTTTGTCACGTTGCAGGTGGGGCAGCACTCAGACAGCTCTGGCTTCCTCCCAGTCCCTCCCCTCTGGCCTGAGAGTCAAGGTGGAGCCTGAAGTCAACCAGTCCAGCCTTGCTGTCCTTAGAGAAACTCCCTCCTGGAGCTCCATGTTATCTGGTCCCTCCAAGGAATAACACATACTCatgtgctgcttttttttttttctccttctagggTATTcaggaaatcttaagcaggtaTGTTTATATCTTCAGAGCCCCGAGGAAGCCCTGTAAAGGATAGTGGGACCTGGCCAGAGGCAGAAGTAGGCAAGGGACTCCATACCCACAGAAGAATGGCTGCTGGTCCATAATCATCTTCCCTTGTATTTGCTAAAGAAACTTTGTTCATCAGCCTTCCTTCTTTGTAGTCAATCAAATGCATTTCCAGTAGTACCAATAAGAATTTCAGGTAAGCTTATAAAATATGTAGTCTTAAGTAGATTGCCCAAGAAGGGAAAAATGATGTCTCCATTGGTCCTCCAGCCGGCGTATTAGCCATCCTCCATAGTGGCACACTGTTCCCTCTCCCAGGGCCCATTGCACAtctgaccctcccccagcacATGCATGTGAATGCATGTGTCATCTCTGTGCCACAGTCCAGTCTGTTTATGCTTAGGCAAATAATCATCACATCTCTGCTTTGCATGGtgttgcaggggaggggcatccTACTGACTGTCCCTGGCCAAGCCCCCTTCCTGTAGTAAGGGGAGGCCCAGAGGGCAGAGCCGGGACTTCTGGTCCCAAGGGTTACCACTTCCCTGCCAGGAGCAAGTCTTGGAGCCTGCAGCGACCAGAACCAGTCTCCCTGGAGCTGAACACAGAATGCCGTGTGCTGGGGCTAAGAGAGATTTTGAAGACATATGCAGGTAATGAATACTAGGAGAGGTTATGATGGGCAGTGGGAGGGACCCCtcctagagaaagaaaatggttcAGTGACCTCTGGATGCCCCAGCTAGCCTGAGTCCCACCCATCTTTGGGAAACCCGTGGCTGTGTTCATCAGAGAGAGAACACCCATGCCCTGTGCTCTGTGTCAGTGTCACCAACTTTTTCCCCAGCTGATGTGTGCCTGGATCCAGACACTGCTTATTCCCGCCTCATTGTGTCCGAGGACAGAAAATGTGTGCGCTATGGAGACACCAAGCAGAAATTGCCCGACAATCCTGAGAGATTTTACCGCTACAATATCGTCCTGGGCAGCCAGTGCATCTCCTCAGGCCGGCACTACTGGGAGGTGGAAGTGGGAGACAGGTCAGAATGGGGCCTGGGAGTGTGCAAAGAAAATGTAGACCGGAAAGAGGTGGTCTATTTATCCCCCCACTACGGATTCTGGGTGATAAGGCTGCGGAAGGGAAATGAGTACCGAGCAGGCACTGATGAATACCCTCTCCTGTCCTTGCTGGTCCCTCCCCGCCGGGTGGGGGTCTTCCTGGATTATGAGGCCCATGATATCTCTTTCTACAATGTGACTGACAGTGGCTCCCACATTTTCACGTTCCCCCACTATCCCTTCCCTGGGCGTCTCCTGCCCTACTTTAGTCCTTGCTATAGCATCTGCGCTAACAACACAGCTCCTCTGGCCATCTGTTCCCTGGATGAGgaggactgactgagccaccatccTAGCCAGAGGCCTTGGAGTTTTGCTTGGCCTGCAGGGGTCTTGGTGGGCCTGGCCACTGACAGGGGTTCCCTTAAACTAAGCTGAGCTTAGGAACCAAGGAGTCCTCTGCCTGACTCAGTGGTCTGTTGCTACTGGGCCAAAGTCACTCATCTGAAAAAGCTGAGGCTCAGTTAAGTGAGCACCACACTCCTGTGAGGGAAGCATGATGTGGCTAAGGGTGAGGATCAGAGCAATTGTAAGATAACTGGTTGGTGTCAGAGTCAGGACTTTGTCCTGTCTGTAGCTCATGCTGCTCTCTCCTGGTCCCTGTTGGTGCCATAATTAAGTGAGTGAGGATGAAGAAGTAGATCCAGCATTCAGGAAACCCTCTGTACAGGGTTTACCAAAAAGCCAAAAGACAATTGTCCATATTCAGAGCTGTTTGCTGTGCTGATACCATTAGAGGATGCTTTGCCTGACATTTGCTCTACTGAGCAACCCATATTTGACCCCCGCTCTCTGACCTCCTAACTAGAGAAATGCATTGCAACATTGCCCAGGCCACACCTCTCTGAGCATAAATTGGGAAACTCCCTGTATCTCAGACTCTAAGGAGACCTAGGTTCTGGTCCTGCCCTATTCTCTGAGTGTCAGGATCAGAAAACCTGTGagccttgtttttattttcactttatggtTGGAGAAACTGAAATGGCCTTAATGCAGCAAGTTCTCACAAAACTGTTGAAAGAAGATTGTAAAGATTATAAAGTATCTCTCACATTTGAATGAAACAGGATTGACAGACTCACTTCTCAGGTCACATGTCTGCATTTCATTCATTACATTTGGGTCTGAAACATCCCACATGTCTGAAAGATTGTAAGTGTCCTCAATGGGAAAATGGGTATAGTAATTGCATACTCCcctacctcacaggattgttgtgaagatCTCAGATCCATCCTTTACTTTTGTTCCTTTCTCAGGGACAGAGGAAGGCAAGCCATAGATTTCACCGGTAGTAGCCTTCCTGCCTTACTGTCTTAACAGCCAGCATTTTACAGCAGTGTATTTGTTCCTTAGAGCTTCTCCTGACAACCTCAGCCCTTCAGACAGAAAGGTGTCCAGTGGCAGACTCTGGACCACAATAATATGTAGTGCATCTATTATATGTGTTTCTACTTGGATTAGAATGGGGACTGTAACATCAAGGTagagaatggaaataataaaaagaaaaatgcaaaacaggTGCACTAGAAAGAAGGCTCAGCCACAAGCCAGTTGGGCTAAAGTTTAGATCTTTTTCTGTCACCAATGGAATCTTCATGGCTCTGGTAACTACATGatattctgcctttctcttctctaaaCCTATGGCAGAAGGAGAAAAGTAGGAGGTAAGCGTGGGAGAAAGAATAGGACGAGGCACAAAAAGCCAGTTCAGGAACCATAAATTATAATGAAAGGGAATTGAAACTATATATCTGGGCTTATTGGCCTTAGCATGATGGTTGTGTGTGGCAAAAATAGTTCATTACAGGGCTTAGGAGTATGATGAGAATGCTTGTGCCTGGAAACCAACCACAAGGCAAGTGAGAACTATTGTCCTTGCCTGTTATGAGGGACCATGATGCGTATTGTCATGTATTGTCACGTATTGTCACCATAATGCTATAAAACACAACGTCTGATATGGTTTAAGCTTGAAGGGAGTGACTATTGAGTCAGGATTGGGCAGCAAAGTAGACAGCAGGTCAGGTATAGGCAGAAGCAAAGTAATTCCTGTAATACAGAGTAGCAAAAATTGTCTTGTACTTTCATTGTGGGTGCTCACATACGGAGGAGGTAAAGCAGactaaaatggagaaataaactcATTCTACCCACTGTGCTTCCGAGTCACTCCTCAAGCATTAGCAGAAGGGGAGAAGTTTTTGTTCTCTGCTTGGAGAGGAACGAACTGGTAAGTCACAGACCTGGTCTTGGCCAAGGATTGAGCTGACCTCGTTAAAGAGACCATGTCTTTGTATAGGAGGAGTCCCTGGGGAATTGTTTATAGACTTGAGAAATAGATTTTTAGGAAGCGCTTCCAGTTATGTCCATGGATACTTAGCAGAAGAGGATAGGGACCAAACCAGTGCTGTTCTTTTACTATTGTTTTATTAGGACAAACCCTGGAAGTCTTTTAGAAAAAGGATTATTAGGTGGGAAATTCATTCAAACCTAGAGCGAATTAAGTAGTGAAATGGCTTCATTGGTAACATGCTGTTTGAGGGaggagtttttattttggtttggtttagttaCTTGTGAGAAGAAGTACAAGGTTAAATACACTGTTTATTTCATACTGTCTGATTTTTAAGACCAGGCAAGAATATTGAAGTTCCTAAATGTATGAAACCCTTTTCTCTAGGGTTATTGCTTACTTCCTTTCTAAGAACCCCATGAAGACAAGAAACTTGTTTGGTTCACCATTATAGCCCAGTCTTCCACTTGTGTATGGGTGTGAGTATGTAAATACTTAAGTGAGGGAACTTTCATTCCCTAGAATGAAATCCAAGCCTAGAATCAGAACCCAAAAATAAGCTCTTCTGATTTCATAGGGGTATGAACAACTAGATGGtacttaattataatttaagtttaaaaaaataagtcaaaggatAGTTAACAAAAGTGGTCCAGAAAGGGAAAAAGCAGGTGGCCATGAAGAGGGTAGAATGCCTGCACTACTCTCCTCCAGCTTTGTGAGATCACTCACTACAAGACAGGGATGAGCTTTGCCCACCCTTACTTTACTAGCAGAGAAACCAAGGAGTGCAATGTCTGAGCCTTCAGGCAAAAGAGTATTCGTGGGGAAAATAGGTAGTTCCTgcacagagacagggaaaatCCTTGGACTCCCTACAGGAAATTCAGTCCCCCATTTTTCAAacaggattgatttttttttaagtttatttattttgagagtgacagagacagtgtgagtgggggaggggcaaagagagagggggagagagaaagcaggctctgtgctgtcagcgcagagcctgatgtggagcttgatctcacgaaactatgagatcataacctgagctgaaaccaagaggcagatgcttaactgagctgcccaggtgccccaagcaggaTTGATTCTAATCGCTTAACATCCAAACACTGAGAGGCTGTGCAGGTCCCAGGCACTAGTTAAATGGCATACATTGCATAGTGTGAGAGGGCAGGGATCGGATCGGATATATCCGGAAAAGcacaggattttttgttttgggaaTGCGATGGCAGGGAACTAGTCCACTTTGGAAGTATGTAGTTCAACATCTGAGGTCTAACAGTGGATCCCAGCTAGTTTCAGGGAATACTGTGAATGAAACATAAAGCAGGACAGACTTCTGAGGGAAATGCtgggaataaatttctgttttgagTGGAGGCTAGACTATGCCTTTGTTACTTTACAGCAGATTGTTTAATACATCTAATATTCTTGTATTTGATGAACATAGTCTCTTCTTTGGGTTGCTTATAGGGAAAGAAGAGTGtgacatttcaaaatgaaatcttatcaAATGCACTTAATCACCTCATGatcttgatttgtttttatgttagGGGTTGTAAGAGGAGTTTCTTTTTCCTACTCTTTGGGAACTCAGTACATCATTATGAAGTTTTTAGAAGCTGATTCAGTGGTATTCAGAAATAGAATACATTCTGGGTAGGTAAATAATTTCAGTGCTTGCAAAAGGTATGGATGCTAAGTTTTTAAGCAGACTATTTGGAACAGTAATCACATGAGTGCTGACCTACATGGGAATACAGTTTCAATAGAGCCTAGACCTAGGTCTTAAAACTATAGAATTAGAAATTTgaggcatatattttttaagtagagaCAGTATATCAGATGTTGTGTTATATGCTCcctattcattattttctttaatctttagtGCTGTCTATGAATTAACATTGTATCCTCCATCAGTAGCAAGGAAATACTAAGACTCAGATATAGTAACTTATTATCAACactattaagaaattatttttttattaagatagaTTTTCACATGTAACAAAGTTAAATTTATGTGtcttttacatgtgaaatctTCTTTTAACATATACTGGTTATTCAGTTTAAGATTcagaaagtggaaaataaaaacaaaatccaaacacCAGTATCTGGTGACCTGGAAAAGATAGTGACATTTCAGCTTCATTATTGATATTGCTTTCTATTAACCTCTTCATCCCAGAGCACACTTCTGTGGTGGTGTCTAAATGAAGAAAGACCTATATTATGTTTGATCCTTTTCTTTTATGCCTTAAAgttcatatatataaatcatgACTAGGAAGCAAAAAGGAAGATACCCACAACCAAACTCATATTGCcttaatttctgctgtttaaaagCAAAAGCTGGTTATTAGTATACTGACTCCAACTAGCTTCACaataggagagaaatgaaaaggataTAGAGGTATCTTACAAAACTTAATAACAGTTGTGCCTGTATGTCCAAAATGAATTGGAATCAGAGAACCAGAGACTTAGATTCTTCATCCCATCTTGCTAATTCGCCATCTTGCTATGGTACAGATTTCTCTTTCCAAGTTCATGTGTTTGAAAATGACCACAGTCAGTGACCTCAAGTTTATTACCTCCTCAGATGAACCGGGATCCAGTTTGACTAGAGATGGACTCTGGTTGAGGTATAAGCACATGACCCAAGTGGAGTAGATTCATCAATGAGCCAGAAGGCAGGGTTATATATTAACACTTGCTTCCATAATAATCACATGAGAGATGAACAATTCTTAGAAAATCAGCCAGGTGTGGGGGGACAAAACAGTTGGTATCTGTCTGCAGGGAGACTTTGAGGATACTAAGTTGAACATAAGGGTCAgaagctaaagaaagaaaaaccccaaatctGTATTCTCTGCCCAGATTTATCTCTTATACAGATACTAGTTGATTGAAACCATTAAAGAtgttgtcataaaattaatcattccATCCACATTCTTACTAGAAACTGGAAAATTAGGCAAGAATACCTTTTACAGCTTCGTCTTAGCACTCTCTGTGGTGCTAAGCAAACCAAACAAGCCCTACTGATTTCTAAGGCATCTTTGAATGCTTGATCTTGAGTCATCTTGATTGCTCAAGACCTGAACAGAATTTGTGTTTATGAACCCAGTTTGAAGTGGTCAAAGACGCAGCGTGTCAGCAAGCTCCATGTTCGCTTCCGTATTTGTTTGGTCCTCAGGCCATAAATAATGGGGTTAAAGGTAGGTGGGATGACCAGATACAAATCAGCTAACAGTACTTGGATATGCAGAGGCACTGTGTCCTTCCCAAGCCAGGCCACATAGATGGAGGCCATCCCAGGTAGGTAGTACAGAGCCATAACCCCCATGTGGGAGCCACACGTGCTTAACGCTTTCAACTGAGCATTCTTTGAGGAGAGACCACATACTGCCTGGAGAATCAGGTTATAGGAGGCAGCAATAAAGGCCACATCAGAGCCCACGATAATGGAGGAGCCAATCACACTGTAGAGACTACTGGGCATGGGGTCAGCACATGCCAACTTGGCCACAGCTATGTGCTCACAGTAGGAATGGAGAACCACATTGGAGCCACAGAAAGGCAGATGACTTACCATCCAACTCAGTGGAGTCATGAATATGACAGCCCTAATGGTGATGGCCATACTCATTACCAGCATCAATTGAGGTGTAAGAATCCTCTTGTAGTGTAGAGGCTTACAGATGGCTATATAGCGGTCAAAAGCCATGGCCAGCAATAGCCCTGTCTCCACAGATGTGGCTGCATGGACAAAATACATCTGAGTGAAACAAGCATTAAAGCTGATGAAGCCATCTCCTGAAAAGAAGATGCTCACCATCTTCGGTACCACAGAGGAGGCCATAACAATGTCCACGGCAGCCAGAACACACAGGAAGCAATACATGGGCTCTTGTAGAGTGAAATCCACCCAGATTACGGTCATGATGAGGGTGTTTCCTAACAGGGATATGGTATACATGGCACCCAGTGAAATAGCCAGCCAAAGATGTGAAGATGGCAAACCTGGGATTCCCACAAGGAAGAAAGTGTCAGGGGTTTCCACTGAATGGTTATAGGGTGTCCCCAGCATCACAGGTGAGACTGCTTTCCTGTTAACACATAAAATGATGTAAGAAATGGATGCAATCCTGTAAGACTTGCTCCCAGCTGTATACTGCTAGGAGCACCTGGTGGCATTTTCAGCTCAGTGGACTACAGGATCAGAAAACTGACATCTGAGCAGTTTATCCTGCCCCACTTTCCATCTCCCTCAGAATTCTTTGCCTTACTAATTCTCTTTATTCAAATAGCAGCTCATGGCCCCTTCTCCAGCTCACACAGAGGGAGGTACCTTTTTCAGAACTTTCATGGAATCTCCCATGTTGACCTCTGAGGGGCCTAAACAATTCTAATACTCTACCTATGACATCATTGTATTCAATCAACTGTGTGTCTTGTTCATGGCCTTATACCAAGTGTATGATCCATGGCTATGATGTCACATGTACATTAAAAGAAGATACATGTCCTCATAGCAAACAGTTTCCAAAGAATGagtgagaaaacagaggaatttGTCTTCTATCTTTGTATGTTCAGTTCATGTTACttaataattattgaatgaaACAATGAATTTCTTAAGATTTAACATGTCATATTTTGTATCTTTAGTATAGTGCTTTGACAGTAGATGAATGAAGCATCCTTCTGGTTGAACAAATAGATTGATGAGTTTGGATGAGATTGGAGAACAACACTAACACTTTCCATAGGTGATGATAAATTGTCTGGAAATAATTGTGACCTCCTACCTTCCCTAATTTTCAGCATGGATTTTCTGTTGAGCTAGTTTCAATTAGTAGATTAAATAGTTACAGACAAAACTTTAGGGCTCCTTCATAGATGAGCCCCAATAGGTTTTTATAATTCTTCAAGTCCTATAACTCCCTCTTCATGTTAAACCACCGAGACATTCCAAATAACAAGCTTTATCctttagaaaggaaaatacttCCTAATGTACATAGTATGTACCAATACTAACTTGAAGAGTCTAGTATTCATAATCTGAGTGTATTTATCCATTTGTAAAGTGATATCCATTCCGTATAAGACAGTTAATACAgttaaaatgacattaaatattttgtccaagatcacacagcaagcaGTTGGTAAATTTGAAAATCAAGTTCAGGTCTTTCCATCTCCTGTTAACACCTATGAcaccaaagtgtgtgtgtgtcatattaGGGGCCAAGCATtttttatagatagatagatagatagatagatagatagatagatagatagatagatcgatatCTGACATATAATATGatggtattatatatatatatacatatatatatgtagatatatctATCTATAGGTATATTAGGGGTCTCCCTCAGCCAGTTTTGGTGAAACAGAATTACTACTCTGCACATCCAGGAGCTTGTCTATTTCTGCTCATTGCTATATTTAGTCTCAATCTACCACAATCTAGTGTTACCATATCATTAATATGTAGGAATATGGTTGGGTAAAACCTAGTATAAAGAGTCACCCTCAGTATAAGGAGTCATCAATAACCACCACTCCATTCCTTTATGGTGTCCTTTAGTTACTTTACCCATATTATAGATGGTTTCCATGATTTCAGATCATGTTTGGGCATGTGTACATTCTTCCAGTCATTTAAGAATACTCCTTACAAGGAGCCCTTATTCTTCTATTGGTATCACTCAATCTTGAGAGACACTAGTTGAACTTTTTCAAGGGATCCCTAGTTTCTCTTTCCTTAGAATAGAGCATATAAATCCTGCATGCTTCTTTGTACTCCACTCAGAATGTGTTGTTGGTCCTACATTATCAAGAGACAAGATAGCAAAGTGGCTAAAAAGCATTGTTACAAGATACATATTACCTAGACTGAAAATTCTACTCTTACACTTGCTAGTTGTTTTGCCttggttaagtttttaaaatttccaagccttaattttctcattggTAGAAAGAGGGtaataattcataatttataGAGATCTTTTGGGATTTAAGTGAGAAGTTGTGCAAAGGTGCTTAGCACAATGCACAGTATTTGGTGCTCAATAAAACACTgctaataaaaagaataagagtGGTTTCCTGGTTTTAATCTTCTAGTTCTAGATTTCTCAGAATAGCATATTCAAAAGGATATGGACTTGGaggccaagttaaaaaaaaaaaaaaaaccagaaatgccTTATAATGGAACAGATTGACTAAAGTTGTGAGCTCTGTTTCATGGTCAGAGTAAAAGAACCTTGCTGTGTGTAGCCACGGGTGGGACATCTTCAGTGATACCAATGAGAAGACAGTGGAAATCTTTTTGAAGTAGAATGGTAGTAAAGGGTGGAAAAAATATTCAGCTCATCCCTAAGACTGCCATGTGTTTTCTGGATGCTACAAATGCAGAGTCGACCATTACTGCTTAAAGAGCTGAAGAAGAAGAGCCTGAGGAAACAGAatgcctccacccaccaccccacTCACCTCTGATCCATGatcttcctcctctcctggctCACTGCCCTGTTTAAATCCACCTTTCTTCTGAGGGTAATTTCAGCTGGTGCCCTGCCCATCCCTCCTCTCTCTAGCCCTGGCAACTTCTAGCTAGTCATACCTTTCAttcatgagattttatttttctcttatcttttccttcttaattAGCACATCtggaagtttatatatttattagtcTTTTGAAACGACAGGACATTTGGTTTGgttggtcatctttttttttttttcatttttatttcactctATATTGCCACTGAAAATTTTCTTGCTAAAATCAACAGTGGTCCCCATCAATGACATATAACCAATCcagtgatttcttttcatttcttatttaactTAACCTACCCAAAACATTTAACATGACTACCTGTTGCCatatttgttaactttttaattgaagtatgaCATACTATAAAATCCACAGATTCAGGTGTACagcttgattaaaaaatttttttaagttagcacGTGAACACACCCACATAGCCACTCCCCAGAGCAATGTACAGATACAATTGCTTCCTAATTGTTGAGGTGCATTGTTCTTCAGAAAGCTCTGGTCAAGCTCTCCTAAGACATTTCCAGCCCAGAATCTGCCTCTTCCTTCAACCCTGCAGGCATTTGCATGAAGATCTGGAGGGCCAATCACTAAAGCTTAGACAAGTCAACTTCAATAACTAGATCAAAGGGTATGTAAGGATTTTTTAATCCTATTTAAAGAGTGGGAAATATACAACTCAAATTAAAGTTATCTTCAAAGTAAAAGCAGTAATGCATAAATCATTTGAATGGAGCCTTTGTGTTTATGATAACCCTATGCCTCCCCTCTACAACTAAATAAACATGCTCCCCATCAGTCCTACTGCTCAATTTCTTTTCTCATAACTCCCTTTTGACCCTGAAAACTGTCTCTCCACTATCCCAAAGTTGGACTTACTCCTTTCTCAG is part of the Suricata suricatta isolate VVHF042 chromosome 11, meerkat_22Aug2017_6uvM2_HiC, whole genome shotgun sequence genome and encodes:
- the TRIM68 gene encoding E3 ubiquitin-protein ligase TRIM68 isoform X1; translated protein: MDPTTLVEAIVEEVACPICMTFLMEPVSIDCGHSFCHGCLSGLWEVPGESQNWGYTCPLCRAPVQPRNLRPNWQLANVVEKVRLLGLHPGMGLKGDVCELHREQLKMFCKEDGVILCEACSQSPEHEDHSVVPMEDVTWEYKWKLHEALEHLRKEQDEAWKLEVGERKRTASWKIQVETRKQSIMWEFEKYRRLLKKKQPPGRQLEVEAAAALASLEQEEGETMQKLEQNRNELMQQSRVLWGMIAELEERSQRPVRWMLQGIQEILSRSKSWSLQRPEPVSLELNTECRVLGLREILKTYAADVCLDPDTAYSRLIVSEDRKCVRYGDTKQKLPDNPERFYRYNIVLGSQCISSGRHYWEVEVGDRSEWGLGVCKENVDRKEVVYLSPHYGFWVIRLRKGNEYRAGTDEYPLLSLLVPPRRVGVFLDYEAHDISFYNVTDSGSHIFTFPHYPFPGRLLPYFSPCYSICANNTAPLAICSLDEED
- the TRIM68 gene encoding E3 ubiquitin-protein ligase TRIM68 isoform X2; protein product: MDPTTLVEAIVEEVACPICMTFLMEPVSIDCGHSFCHGCLSGLWEVPGESQNWGYTCPLCRAPVQPRNLRPNWQLANVVEKVRLLGLHPGMGLKGDVCELHREQLKMFCKEDGVILCEACSQSPEHEDHSVVPMEDVTWEYKIQVETRKQSIMWEFEKYRRLLKKKQPPGRQLEVEAAAALASLEQEEGETMQKLEQNRNELMQQSRVLWGMIAELEERSQRPVRWMLQGIQEILSRSKSWSLQRPEPVSLELNTECRVLGLREILKTYAADVCLDPDTAYSRLIVSEDRKCVRYGDTKQKLPDNPERFYRYNIVLGSQCISSGRHYWEVEVGDRSEWGLGVCKENVDRKEVVYLSPHYGFWVIRLRKGNEYRAGTDEYPLLSLLVPPRRVGVFLDYEAHDISFYNVTDSGSHIFTFPHYPFPGRLLPYFSPCYSICANNTAPLAICSLDEED
- the TRIM68 gene encoding E3 ubiquitin-protein ligase TRIM68 isoform X3, translating into MWEFEKYRRLLKKKQPPGRQLEVEAAAALASLEQEEGETMQKLEQNRNELMQQSRVLWGMIAELEERSQRPVRWMLQGIQEILSRSKSWSLQRPEPVSLELNTECRVLGLREILKTYAADVCLDPDTAYSRLIVSEDRKCVRYGDTKQKLPDNPERFYRYNIVLGSQCISSGRHYWEVEVGDRSEWGLGVCKENVDRKEVVYLSPHYGFWVIRLRKGNEYRAGTDEYPLLSLLVPPRRVGVFLDYEAHDISFYNVTDSGSHIFTFPHYPFPGRLLPYFSPCYSICANNTAPLAICSLDEED
- the LOC115306412 gene encoding olfactory receptor 52I2-like produces the protein MLGTPYNHSVETPDTFFLVGIPGLPSSHLWLAISLGAMYTISLLGNTLIMTVIWVDFTLQEPMYCFLCVLAAVDIVMASSVVPKMVSIFFSGDGFISFNACFTQMYFVHAATSVETGLLLAMAFDRYIAICKPLHYKRILTPQLMLVMSMAITIRAVIFMTPLSWMVSHLPFCGSNVVLHSYCEHIAVAKLACADPMPSSLYSVIGSSIIVGSDVAFIAASYNLILQAVCGLSSKNAQLKALSTCGSHMGVMALYYLPGMASIYVAWLGKDTVPLHIQVLLADLYLVIPPTFNPIIYGLRTKQIRKRTWSLLTRCVFDHFKLGS